A single region of the Nakaseomyces glabratus chromosome D, complete sequence genome encodes:
- the TKL1 gene encoding transketolase TKL1 (CAGL0D01298g~Putative transketolase), whose translation MSFGEIDKLAVSTIRLLSVDQVSKANSGHPGAPLGMAPAAHVVWSQMRTNPKNPDWIARDRFVLSNGHACALLYSMLHLTGFDFSIDDLKNFRQLNSRCPGHPEFELPGVEVTTGPLGQGISNAVGMAIAQANFAATYNKPDFTLSDSYVYTFLGDGCLQEGVSSEACSLAGHLKLGNIIAIYDDNKITIDGNTTVSFDEDVCKRYEAYGWEVLHVENGNEDLNAIAQAVNKAKQSKDKPTLIKMTTTIGYGSLNAGSHSVHGSPLKEDDLKQLRKKFGFDPEKSFVVPQEVYDYYQAKIATPGAKANQEWDAKFAKYQQKYPEQGKELARRLAGELPAGWCSKLPTYTPADSAVATRKLSEIVFQSIYDELPEMIGGSADLTPSNLTRWKEAVDFQPPSSGLGDYSGRYIRYGIREHGMAAIMNGISAFGANYKAYGGTFLNFVSYAAGAVRLSALSGHPVIYVATHDSIGVGEDGPTHQPIETLAHFRALPNLHVWRPADGNETSAAYKVALESKHTPSVIALSRQNLPQLEGSSVEKALKGGYVLKEANNADITLVSTGSEVYLTVDAVKVLAAKGITARVVSLPDFLAFDQQPEDYKLSVLPDGAPVMSVEVLSTKSWGKYAHESFGIDRFGASGKAPEVYDYFGFTPEGIAERAEKVVKFYHGQKLSSPLKKAL comes from the coding sequence ATGTCTTTCGGTGAAATTGATAAGCTAGCTGTTTCCACTATCAGATTGCTATCTGTTGACCAAGTCTCCAAGGCTAACTCTGGTCACCCTGGTGCCCCATTGGGTATGGCTCCTGCTGCCCACGTCGTCTGGTCCCAGATGAGAACCAACCCAAAGAACCCAGACTGGATCGCCAGAGACAGATTTGTGTTGTCTAACGGTCACGCCTGTGCTTTGCTGTACTCCATGTTGCACTTGACTGGCTTCGACTTCTCCATCGACGACTTGAAGAACTTCAGACAATTGAACTCCAGATGTCCAGGTCACCCTGAATTCGAGTTGCCAGGTGTCGAAGTCACCACCGGTCCATTGGGTCAAGGTATCTCCAACGCTGTCGGTATGGCCATCGCCCAAGCCAACTTCGCCGCTACTTACAACAAGCCAGACTTCACCTTGTCTGACTCTTACGTCTACACTTTCTTGGGTGACGGTTGTCTGCAAGAAGGTGTCTCTTCCGAAGCCTGCTCTTTGGCCGGTCACTTGAAGCTAGGTAACATCATTGCCATCTACGACGACAACAAGATCACCATCGATGGTAACACCACCGTCTCCTTCGATGAAGACGTCTGCAAGAGATACGAAGCCTACGGCTGGGAAGTCCTACACGTCGAGAACGGTAACGAGGACCTAAACGCCATCGCTCAAGCCGTCAACAAGGCTAAGCAATCCAAGGACAAGCCAACCTTGATCAAGATGACCACCACCATCGGTTACGGTTCCCTAAACGCTGGCTCTCACTCCGTCCACGGTTCCCCATTGAAGGAAGACGACTTGAAGCAACTAAGAAAGAAGTTCGGTTTCGACCCAGAGAAGTCCTTCGTCGTCCCACAAGAAGTCTACGACTACTACCAAGCCAAGATCGCCACCCCAGGTGCCAAGGCTAACCAAGAATGGGACGCCAAGTTCGCCAAGTACCAACAAAAGTACCCAGAACAGGGTAAGGAATTGGCTAGAAGATTGGCCGGTGAATTGCCAGCTGGCTGGTGCTCTAAGTTGCCAACTTACACTCCAGCTGACTCCGCCGTCGCTACCAGAAAGTTGTCCGAAATCGTCTTCCAAAGCATCTACGATGAATTGCCAGAAATGATCGGTGGTTCCGCTGACTTGACCCCATCCAACTTGACCAGATGGAAGGAGGCCGTCGACTTCCAACCACCATCCTCCGGCTTGGGTGACTACTCCGGTAGATACATCAGATACGGTATCAGAGAACACGGTATGGCCGCTATCATGAACGGTATCTCCGCCTTCGGTGCCAACTACAAGGCTTACGGTGGTACTTTCTTGAACTTCGTTTCCTACGCCGCCGGTGCCGTCAGATTGTCCGCTCTATCCGGCCACCCAGTCATCTACGTTGCCACCCACGACTCCATCGGTGTCGGTGAGGATGGTCCAACCCATCAACCTATCGAAACCTTGGCTCACTTCAGAGCTTTGCCAAACTTGCACGTCTGGAGACCAGCTGACGGTAACGAAACCTCCGCTGCTTACAAGGTCGCTTTGGAATCCAAGCACACCCCATCCGTCATTGCCCTATCCAGACAAAACTTGCCACAATTGGAAGGTTCCTCTGTTGAAAAGGCTCTAAAGGGTGGTTACGTCTTGAAGGAAGCCAACAACGCCGACATCACTTTGGTCTCTACCGGTTCCGAAGTTTACTTGACCGTTGACGCTGTCAAGGTCTTGGCTGCTAAGGGTATCACCGCCCGTGTTGTCTCCTTGCCAGACTTCCTAGCCTTCGACCAACAACCAGAAGATTACAAGTTGTCCGTCCTACCAGACGGTGCTCCAGTCATGTCTGTCGAAGTCTTGTCCACCAAGAGTTGGGGTAAGTACGCTCACGAATCTTTCGGTATCGACAGATTCGGTGCTTCCGGTAAGGCACCAGAAGTTTACGACTACTTCGGCTTCACTCCAGAAGGTATCGCTGAAAGAGCTGAAAAGGTCGTTAAGTTCTACCACGGCCAAAAGCTATCTTCTCCATTGAAGAAGGCTCTATAA
- the LTP1 gene encoding tyrosine protein phosphatase LTP1 (CAGL0D01320g~Ortholog(s) have non-membrane spanning protein tyrosine phosphatase activity, role in protein dephosphorylation and cytosol, nucleus localization), producing MTTDKKLSVAFVCLGNICRSPMAEAVFKHTVKENNLESRFEKIDSFGTAGYHVGESPDSRSSSTCRSHGVPVNHRAQQIRAHHFNEFDYIICMDESNYKSLERIKPKGSRAQIFLFGNWNTDSKFKKIVDDPYYGGKEGFEYNFQQVTYFSNEFLKQELV from the coding sequence ATGACAACAGATAAAAAGCTTTCAGTTGCATTCGTTTGCCTCGGAAATATCTGTAGATCGCCCATGGCAGAAGCTGTATTCAAACATACTGTTAAGGAGAACAATTTGGAAAGTCGatttgaaaagattgaCTCGTTTGGCACTGCTGGTTACCACGTAGGAGAATCTCCAGACTCTAGATCTTCTTCTACATGCAGGTCTCATGGCGTGCCTGTTAATCACAGGGCTCAACAGATCAGAGCGCACCATTTCAATGAGTTTGACTACATCATTTGCATGGATGAGTCCAACTACAAGAGTCTAGAGAGGATAAAACCCAAGGGTTCCAGAGCAcagatatttttgtttggcAATTGGAACACTGACTCaaagttcaagaagatcGTGGATGATCCATACTATGGGGGTAAAGAAGGATTTGAATATAACTTTCAACAAGTAACTTATTTCAGTAATGAGTTTTTGAAACAGGAATTGGTTTAA
- the NOT5 gene encoding CCR4-NOT core subunit NOT5 (CAGL0D01342g~Ortholog(s) have ubiquitin-protein transferase activity): protein MSQRKLQQEIDKLLKKVKEGLEEFDSIYEKFQGTESSNISYREKLEGDLKREIKKLQKQRDQVKTWLSKEDVKDKDTVLMETRKLIENDMEKFKQIEKLMKTKQFSKEALTNPDIIKDPRELRKRDESLFIHECIDELTKQLESLEAQEDNEHQIERHEFHIANLENILKLLQNNELDPDKLNEFHDDIKYYVENNDDPDFIEYETIYEDIGCELNKAAIAAQQEESIKSTPKKSPTKKSSKISGSAAKRSPTPLAGTANANKNESSDKTKTIDTQETKADKSKPEEIIKSEDKPTKQAEDEQSNNEGDDNEDEDDDKEDDYVEPVDRTAEINEILQQDIQLNSTAMNNPLFKDEIQYWLESKRNLLQPIEDMTPAMIQQLESSLLNCPDSLDADSPSLYRKPLSQHHPTSIFFPNEPIRFVYPFYEQTQPNHQNGSEGRNNKHEDIYSRTSLAKIFNMFDLDTLFFIFYHYQGTYEQFLAARELAKIRNWQFNKKDRCWYYKEIEKLPPGMTKSEEESWRYFDFKKSWLSRRCGSDFVYNEADFEKL, encoded by the coding sequence ATGTCGCAGAGGAAGTTACAGCAGGAGATTGACAAgcttttgaagaaagtgaaGGAAGGGCTGGAGGAGTTCGACTCTATATATGAGAAGTTTCAAGGCACTGAGTCCTCGAACATCAGCTACCGTGAGAAGCTGGAAGGGGACTTGAAGCGGGAGATCAAGAAGCTGCAGAAGCAGCGGGACCAGGTGAAGACGTGGTTGAGCAAAGAGGATGTGAAGGACAAGGACACGGTGCTGATGGAGACGCGGAAGCTGATCGAGAACGATATGGAGAAGTTCAAGCAGATAGAGAAGCTGATGAAGACGAAGCAGTTCTCGAAGGAGGCGCTGACCAACCCGGATATCATCAAGGACCCGCGCGAGCTGCGCAAGAGAGACGAGTCCCTCTTTATCCACGAGTGTATCGACGAATTGACGAAGCAACTGGAGAGTCTGGAAGCACAGGAAGACAATGAGCACCAGATAGAGAGACACGAATTCCACATAGCGAACTTGGAAAACATCTTGAAGCTGTTGCAAAACAACGAACTAGACCCAGATAAGCTCAATGAGTTCCATGACGATATCAAATACTATGTCGAAAACAACGACGACCCAGATTTCATTGAGTACGAGACAATATACGAAGATATAGGATGCGAGTTGAACAAAGCCGCCATCGCTGCACAGCAAGAGGAAAGCATCAAGAGCACCCCAAAAAAATCTCCCACGAAAAAGAGCTCAAAGATCTCAGGTTCTGCTGCCAAGAGATCACCTACTCCATTGGCTGGAACAGCCAATGCTAACAAAAATGAATCTTCTGACAAGACAAAGACCATTGATACTCAAGAAACAAAAGCGGATAAGAGCAAGCCTGaagaaattattaaatCCGAAGATAAGCCAACTAAACAAGCAGAAGACGAGCAATCGAATAACGAAGGTGATGAtaatgaggatgaagatgatgataaggAAGATGATTACGTGGAACCAGTAGACAGAACAGCAgaaattaatgaaattcttcaacaggATATCCAACTAAACTCTACAGCTATGAACAACCCGCTGTTTAAAGATGAGATCCAATACTGGCTGGAATCAAAGAGAAACTTACTTCAACCGATCGAAGATATGACCCCTGCAATGATACAGCAACTGGAGTCCTCATTGTTGAATTGCCCAGATTCTTTGGATGCAGACTCTCCAAGCTTATATCGAAAGCCACTCTCTCAGCATCATCCTACctcaatttttttcccaAACGAGCCTATAAGGTTTGTATATCCGTTTTACGAACAAACTCAACCTAATCATCAGAATGGTTCCGAGGGCAGAAACAACAAGCATGAAGATATATATTCCAGGACATCGCTCGCTAAGATCTTCAACATGTTTGACCTGGATActttattctttattttctatCATTATCAAGGTACATATGAGCAATTTTTAGCTGCAAGAGAGTTAGCAAAAATTAGAAACTGGCAATTCAATAAGAAAGACAGGTGTTGGTACTATAAGGAGATAGAAAAACTACCACCCGGAATGACTAAATCTGAAGAGGAATCATGGAGATATTTCGATTTTAAAAAGAGTTGGCTATCAAGACGTTGCGGAAGCGATTTTGTCTATAACGAAGCAGACTTTGAAAAGCTTTGA
- the CYC8 gene encoding transcription regulator CYC8 (CAGL0D01364g~Protein of unknown function): MENSTTNTDTSVMATTPSAVAAAAAAATTGNASANATTTTTTTANATNEQQLDPLTQSTAETWLSIASLAETLGDADRAAMAYDATLQHNASSTKGLTSLAHLYRSRDMFQKAAELYECALQVNPELSDVWATLGHCYLMLDDLQRAYNAYQQALYHLSNPNVPKLWHGIGILYDRYGSLDYAEEAFAKVLELDPHFEKANEIYFRLGIIYKHQGKWSQALECFRYILAQPPTPLQEWDIWFQLGSVLESMGEWQGAREAYEHVLLQNDHHAKVFQQLGCLYGMNNVQFYDPQKALSYLLKSLEVDPSDATTWYHLGRVHMIRSDYTAAYDAFQQAVNRDSRNPIFWCSIGVLYYQISQYRDALDAYTRAIRLNPYISEVWYDLGTLYETCNNQLSDALDAYKQAARLDPENIHIRKRLETLTAQLENPQEAAALQQQQQQQQLSTPSNGNVILSNNSQQQEFNQGSVQMMINNNANASPPVMLQPTLQVTDQVNPLNVRPAYPADQQPQQPQQLYSGAPLQQPPQTQQPPHTETQPLQQPVAPPSLPPTQIPNTLPQQPLPSQQQANLLPKANPMDISNANNQIPPRNPDIPSAEQAEPAYTAGAHQQSVGAAQPEAPESVGAAPKPDILNQPEAPKTEDNQLPQANIPEIKPMEVQNPTTQETETHQLPRIQPNAAPQTLPENGSINALVNAAVSSAPAPTNKNEREPDANEVEPAQKRQKLDDSPEAPQATESAPESVPESAPESAPESNIEPTNQEKEDLAKETTPTENTESAKSVKQEQQTQQEVSEPPVENGQEETTTSLPVPATEETNHNNETVGTAEDLKDEAMHDATQDGEKHQAVEESVTTDLPSTEQEKHLDEPAQKSEVEENTRAETAGYEEPSDLPDAQKSSETTGTTETAEAEHTEVTNVPSEVETSETAKPAETTADQLTGEINQEKQIEQPSEASESVPEEKTEVEQPKPAEEDSKGNDTPQEEVSISNTETTMADESSTQPVKDSTETNQNDPADNMTEESHGQDSTIDEADKGSIEENKDTPNEDFQKLQEGTSTDEKINNDEEMKEENDEPKITTTNENTEQNDSVNGEVQTNGTTEVEEAADETVIKPTAEALEKLEEEAKLREEEEKERLNNENNEDNKTEVTKDAVVREVEEDENYDD, from the coding sequence ATGGAGAACAGTACCACTAACACTGATACCTCCGTTATGGCTACCACTCCTAGTGCAGTAGCAGCTGCAGCAGCAGCTGCTACAACTGGCAATGCTAGTGCTAATGCtactacaactacaactacaactgcTAATGCCACAAACGAACAGCAACTGGATCCGCTCACACAGTCTACTGCTGAGACTTGGCTGTCTATAGCCTCGCTCGCTGAGACGCTCGGCGACGCAGACAGGGCTGCCATGGCCTACGATGCGACTTTGCAGCACAATGCGTCCTCTACGAAGGGACTCACCTCGCTGGCACACTTGTACAGGTCCCGGGACATGTTCCAGAAGGCCGCGGAGCTGTACGAGTGCGCACTGCAGGTCAACCCCGAGCTGAGCGACGTGTGGGCTACGCTCGGCCACTGCTACCTGATGCTCGACGACTTGCAGCGGGCCTACAACGCCTACCAGCAAGCCCTGTACCACCTGAGCAACCCTAACGTGCCGAAGTTGTGGCACGGAATCGGTATCCTCTACGACAGATACGGCTCCCTCGACTACGCTGAAGAAGCGTTCGCAAAAGTCCTCGAACTCGACCCACACTTCGAAAAGGCCAACGAGATCTACTTCAGACTCGGCATCATCTACAAGCACCAGGGCAAGTGGTCGCAGGCCCTCGAGTGCTTCAGGTACATCCTCGCCCAGCCCCCTACCCCGCTGCAGGAGTGGGACATCTGGTTCCAATTGGGTAGCGTCCTCGAGAGCATGGGCGAATGGCAAGGCGCCCGTGAGGCCTACGAACACGTCCTCTTGCAGAACGACCACCACGCAAAGGTCTTCCAGCAACTGGGTTGCCTGTACGGTATGAACAACGTCCAGTTCTACGACCCGCAAAAGGCCCTGAGCTACCTGTTGAAGTCTCTAGAGGTTGACCCATCCGACGCCACTACCTGGTACCACCTGGGCAGAGTCCACATGATAAGATCGGACTACACAGCCGCATACGACGCCTTCCAACAGGCTGTCAACAGAGACTCCAGAAACCCTATCTTCTGGTGCTCCATCGGTGTGCTGTACTACCAAATTTCTCAGTACAGAGACGCCCTGGACGCTTACACAAGAGCAATCAGACTAAACCCTTACATCAGCGAAGTCTGGTATGACCTGGGTACATTATACGAAACTTGCAACAACCAGCTCTCTGACGCCTTGGACGCTTACAAACAAGCAGCAAGATTGGACCCAGAAAACATCCACATCAGAAAGAGGCTAGAGACTTTGACTGCCCAATTGGAAAACCCACAAGAGGCCGCCGCACtacagcagcagcaacaacagcaacagctCTCCACACCATCAAACGGTAACGTGATACTATCGAATAACTCTCAACAACAAGAATTCAACCAAGGCAGCGTacagatgatgataaaCAACAACGCTAATGCTAGCCCACCGGTAATGTTACAACCAACTTTACAAGTTACTGACCAAGTGAACCCGCTAAATGTAAGGCCAGCATACCCAGCAGACCAACAACCTCAGCAACCACAACAACTATACTCCGGTGCACCTCTACAACAGCCACCACAAACACAACAGCCACCTCATACTGAGACACAACCTCTACAACAACCTGTGGCACCTCCATCTCTACCTCCTACTCAAATTCCAAATACTCTTCCACAACAACCATTGCCATCACAACAACAGGCAAACTTACTTCCAAAAGCTAATCCTATGGATATCAGTAATGCTAATAACCAGATCCCACCCAGGAATCCAGATATCCCCAGTGCAGAACAAGCGGAACCAGCATATACTGCTGGAGCTCATCAACAATCAGTGGGTGCAGCTCAACCAGAGGCTCCTGAGTCAGTGGGTGCTGCTCCAAAGCCCGATATTTTGAACCAACCAGAGGCTCCAAAGACCGAAGATAACCAATTACCACAAGCTAATATTCCTGAAATCAAGCCAATGGAAGTACAAAATCCTACTACTCAAGAAACCGAAACTCATCAACTACCAAGAATTCAACCAAATGCAGCACCACAGACACTACCAGAAAACGGAAGTATCAATGCCCTAGTTAATGCTGCTGTTTCAAGTGCTCCAGCCCCAACAAACAAGAATGAAAGAGAACCAGATGCTAATGAAGTAGAGCCAGCACAGAAGAGACAGAAACTGGATGATAGCCCTGAAGCTCCTCAGGCTACGGAATCAGCACCAGAATCAGTACCAGAATCAGCACCAGAATCAGCACCAGAATCAAACATTGAGCCAACTAATCAAGAAAAGGAGGATCTAGCAAAAGAAACTACACCTACCGAGAATACCGAAAGTGCCAAATCGGTcaaacaagaacaacaaacaCAACAAGAAGTATCAGAACCACCTGTTGAAAATGGTCAAGAAGAAACCACAACCTCCTTGCCAGTTCCTGCAACTGAGGAAACGAACCACAACAACGAAACTGTTGGAACTGCCGAAGACTTGAAGGATGAAGCCATGCATGATGCTACACAAGATGGAGAAAAGCACCAAGCAGTCGAGGAATCTGTCACAACTGATCTACCATCCactgaacaagaaaaacatTTAGACGAACCAGCACAAAAGTCTGAAGTAGAAGAAAATACTAGAGCAGAGACTGCTGGATATGAAGAACCATCTGACCTTCCAGATGCACAAAAATCTTCCGAAACAACTGGAACAACCGAAACAGCTGAAGCTGAACACACGGAAGTTACTAATGTGCCAAGTGAAGTTGAAACATCTGAAACGGCTAAGCCTGCAGAAACAACTGCAGATCAGCTAACGGGTGAAATAAACCAGGAGAAACAAATAGAACAACCTTCTGAGGCGTCAGAATCTGTTCCTGAAGAAAAGACTGAAGTAGAACAACCAAAGCCAGCTGAAGAAGATTCCAAAGGAAATGATACGCCACAAGAAGAAGTATCCATTTCAAATACTGAAACGACAATGGCGGATGAATCATCCACCCAACCTGTTAAGGACTCAACTGAGACTAACCAAAACGACCCTGCAGATAACATGACTGAAGAGTCTCACGGCCAGGACTCAACAATCGATGAAGCCGACAAAGGCAGTATCGAGGAGAACAAAGATACACCAAATGAGGACTTTCAAAAGTTACAAGAAGGAACATCAACagatgaaaaaattaacaaTGACGAAGAgatgaaagaagaaaatgatgagCCAAAAATTACTACtacaaatgaaaatactGAGCAGAATGATTCTGTCAATGGCGAAGTTCAAACAAATGGCACAACTGAGGTTGAAGAGGCTGCTGATGAAACTGTGATCAAACCAACTGCAGAAGCCTTGGAgaaattagaagaagaagcaaagTTGagagaagaggaagagaaagagcGTCTAAACAATGAGAACAACGAAGATAACAAAACAGAAGTTACTAAAGATGCTGTGGTAAGAGAGGTtgaggaagatgaaaatTACGATGATTAG
- the MED1 gene encoding Med1p (CAGL0D01386g~Ortholog(s) have role in negative regulation of transcription from RNA polymerase II promoter, positive regulation of transcription from RNA polymerase II promoter and core mediator complex localization), which yields MADQYVEVLGDLIGLLKDYKPGTITIENITKLCQSMGLESFIDELDNDISRLSTASKIIVIDIDYNKTQSTVQDVKLVLASNFDNFDYSNEQLEEAGDKQSNILLNSLTNYDSLKQFHHNLEFLYLLDTYSSVESDNQISSGNNLGSGNGTNGSSLTNKTDKKSVSSGNGLDSKLNEGKLNLFKYFRELKKYINTFFKESCDNRFKVVANVDNRFGLYIYETHGYSMRSRPLAKVYFERAKVPQQRFYEYIYSSETGSWINENSENYSVGVNLILEVNFDDTDEDVFWFPKEFVPTDLFIDEKDQLTSRKVSDVLCHAFYELGSSKKQTIELMNDFTTDLIQIRRFNINNDNLDLIADILNWTIWYRTVLRPIYLKLVSSISDDDDQHIRADIANTKDEFTVENTNPEIMKGPTNKNASFMQRNSMSLQRRRRSSNKAKRPSMSEAVVFKDEGLQQFSLHEIMADTTTEPDQKPDNLNISNNSESFIGQQELMEGSNIINDDKMDIDEEAINDDDSDSQSGEEGNIPVLLVNEDHVSFKGLGSCSFYDDKDKWAKFVEDLFNVFS from the coding sequence ATGGCTGATCAGTACGTGGAAGTTTTGGGGGATCTGATAGGGTTGTTGAAGGATTACAAGCCGGGGACTATTACCATCGAGAATATCACGAAGCTATGTCAGTCTATGGGGTTAGAGTCGTTTATTGATGAGCTGGATAACGATATATCGCGACTCTCTACTGCCTCTAagattattgttattgacATTGATTACAATAAGACACAGAGCACGGTGCAGGATGTGAAACTGGTGCTCGCATCGAATTTTGATAACTTTGACTATTCCAATGagcaattggaagaagcAGGGGACAAACAGTCGAATATTTTGCTCAATTCGTTGACCAATTATGACTCGTTGAAGCAATTCCACCATAACTTGGAATTCCTGTACTTATTAGACACATACTCAAGCGTAGAGTCTGACAACCAGATATCTTCTGGAAACAACTTGGGATCTGGGAATGGAACAAACGGATCATCTCTAACCAACAAAACAGATAAGAAATCTGTATCCTCTGGCAATGGCTTGGACTCTAAACTCAATGAAGGAAAACTAAACCTCTTCAAGTATTTTAGAGAGCTGAAGAAATACATTAATACATTTTTTAAAGAGAGTTGTGATAACAGATTTAAAGTTGTAGCAAATGTGGACAATAGGTTTggattatatatatatgaaacaCACGGATATTCTATGCGCTCGAGACCGTTAGCCAAAGTATACTTTGAGAGAGCAAAAGTCCCACAACAAAGATTTTATGAGTACATCTATTCTTCAGAGACTGGATCTTGGATTAATGAGAACTCAGAAAACTACTCGGTGGGTGTTAACCTCATTCTTGAGGTAAATTTCGATGACACAGATGAAGATGTTTTCTGGTTTCCTAAAGAGTTTGTGCCAACAGATCTGTTCATTGATGAGAAAGACCAGCTAACGAGCAGAAAAGTATCTGATGTATTATGTCATGCCTTTTATGAATTAGGCTCCTctaaaaaacaaactatTGAATTAATGAATGATTTTACCACTGATCTCATACAAATCAGACGATTCAATATAAACAACGATAACCTCGACCTAATTGCAGATATACTCAATTGGACTATTTGGTACAGGACAGTTCTACGaccaatatatttgaaattggtgAGTTCGAtttctgatgatgatgatcAGCATATTAGAGCAGATATAGCAAACACAAAGGATGAATTCACAGTCGAAAACACTAATCCAGAAATAATGAAAGGGCCTACAAATAAGAACGCATCATTCATGCAAAGAAATTCCATGTCTTTGCAGAGAAGAAGGAGATCTTCAAACAAAGCTAAGAGACCAAGTATGTCTGAGGCAGTAGTTTTCAAGGATGAAGGTTTGCAGCAGTTCAGTCTTCATGAAATTATGGCTGATACCACGACTGAACCGGATCAAAAACCAGACAACttaaatatttcaaataattcagAGTCCTTTATTGGGCAACAGGAGTTGATGGAGGGAAGCAATATAATCAATGATGACAAAAtggatattgatgaagaggCTATTAATGACGACGATAGTGACTCACAATCTGGTGAAGAAGGTAATATACCTGTTTTATTGGTAAACGAGGATCATGTTTCATTCAAAGGACTGGGTTCTTGCAGTTTTTATGATGATAAAGATAAATGGGCTAAATTTGTCGAGGATCtttttaatgttttcaGTTAG
- the SPE3 gene encoding spermidine synthase (CAGL0D01408g~Putative spermine/spermidine synthase; protein differentially expressed in azole resistant strain), giving the protein MSEITHPTIVDGWFREISDTMWPGQAMTLKVEKVLHHEKSKYQDVLIFKSTNYGNVLVLDNVIQATERDEFSYQEMITHLAMNSHPNPKKVLVIGGGDGGVLREVVKHECVEEAWLCDIDEAVIRLSKEYLPDMAGVYSHPKVKTHIGDGFQFLRDYQNTFDVIITDSSDPEGPAETLFQQSYFELLRSALTDKGVITTQAESMWLHLPIIKDLKKACSQVFPVAEYAYTTIPTYPSGTIGFMVCSKDASANVKKPLREMTEEQEKKLLRYYNKRIHESSFVLPTWVAKELEL; this is encoded by the coding sequence ATGAGCGAGATTACACACCCTACTATTGTTGATGGATGGTTCAGAGAGATCTCTGACACCATGTGGCCTGGTCAAGCCATGACTTTGAAAGTCGAGAAGGTCTTGCACCATGAGAAGTCCAAGTACCAGGACGTCTTGATCTTCAAGTCCACCAACTACGGTAACGTTCTTGTTTTGGACAATGTTATCCAGGCCACTGAGCGTGACGAGTTCTCCTACCAGGAGATGATCACCCATTTGGCCATGAACTCTCACCCAAACCCAAAGAAGGTTCTTGtcattggtggtggtgatggtGGTGTTCTTAGAGAAGTTGTCAAGCATGAGTGTGTTGAAGAAGCTTGGCTGTGTGACATTGACGAAGCTGTTATCAGATTGTCCAAGGAATACTTGCCAGACATGGCCGGTGTTTACTCTCATCCAAAGGTCAAGACCCACATCGGTGATGGTTTCCAATTCTTGAGAGACTATCAAAACACATTCGATGTTATCATCACTGACTCCAGTGATCCAGAAGGTCCAGCTGAGACTTTGTTTCAACAATCTTACTTCGAGTTGTTGAGAAGTGCTTTGACAGACAAGGGTGTTATTACCACTCAAGCCGAAAGTATGTGGTTGCACTTGCCAATCATCAAGGACTTGAAGAAGGCCTGCTCCCAAGTGTTCCCAGTTGCTGAGTACGCTTACACCACCATCCCAACTTACCCATCTGGTACCATCGGTTTCATGGTCTGCTCTAAGGACGCCTCCGCTAACGTCAAGAAACCACTGCGTGAAATGActgaagaacaagagaagaagttgCTAAGATACTACAACAAGAGAATCCACGAGTCCTCTTTCGTTCTACCAACCTGGGTTGCCAAGGAATTGGAACTTTAA